One genomic segment of Pleurodeles waltl isolate 20211129_DDA chromosome 11, aPleWal1.hap1.20221129, whole genome shotgun sequence includes these proteins:
- the LOC138266048 gene encoding heparan sulfate glucosamine 3-O-sulfotransferase 1-like, translated as MDVLFVGYFLLLLVGLRMPLIRAAVSHHSEASWLSSHSMLPVKAIGCRNPQAIIIGVRKGGTRALLEMLNLHPDVVAATSEVHFFDQDENYDKGLAWYRSQMPPSLPGQVTVEKTPGYFSSLKAPERVHAMNSSVHLFLIVRDPVERLVSDYTQVLHNRQERDKPYQRLENILLRGGQLNTQYKAIQRSLYAVHLARWLRFFPLGQIHVVDGGNLIRDPLPELRRAERFLGLPPRITSANFYFNQTKGFYCLRGEGGLQKCLDESKGRPHPAVEGTILERLCTFFSRPNEDFFSMVGKTFNWC; from the coding sequence ATGGATGTCTTGTTTGTTGGATATTTTCTACTTCTCCTGGTGGGGCTTAGGATGCCATTAATACGAGCAGCAGTCTCTCATCACAGTGAGGCTTCATGGCTTTCCAGTCATTCCATGCTCCCTGTCAAGGCCATAGGCTGTCGTAATCCACAGGCTATCATTATTGGTGTGAGAAAAGGTGGCACACGTGCCTTGCTTGAAATGCTTAACCTACACCCTGATGTGGTAGCAGCTACATCCGAGGTGCACTTCTTTGACCAAGATGAGAACTATGACAAAGGACTGGCCTGGTACCGATCCCAGATGCCGCCATCGTTACCTGGACAAGTGACAGTGGAGAAGACTCCAGGCTACTTCTCTTCCCTCAAGGCTCCAGAGCGGGTCCACGCCATGAACAGCTCAGTGCACCTTTTTCTCATTGTCCGTGACCCTGTGGAGCGGCTAGTGTCCGACTACACACAAGTGCTGCACAATCGCCAGGAGCGAGATAAGCCCTACCAGCGGCTTGAAAATATCCTGTTGCGTGGTGGTCAACTGAACACCCAGTACAAGGCCATCCAGCGCAGTCTGTATGCAGTCCACCTGGCGCGCTGGCTGCGTTTTTTCCCACTGGGCCAGATCCATGTTGTGGATGGAGGGAACCTGATCAGGGACCCACTTCCAGAGCTGCGCAGAGCAGAGCGCTTTCTGGGGCTTCCTCCTCGAATCACCTCGGCTAATTTCTACTTCAATCAGACCAAGGGATTCTACTGTCTGCGGGGAGAAGGTGGCCTCCAGAAGTGCCTGGATGAATCCAAGGGACGTCCACACCCAGCGGTGGAGGGTACTATCCTGGAGCGGCTCTGTACTTTCTTCAGCCGGCCCAACGAGGATTTCTTCTCCATGGTGGGGAAGACTTTTAACTGGTGTTAA